In Anopheles gambiae chromosome 2, idAnoGambNW_F1_1, whole genome shotgun sequence, a single window of DNA contains:
- the LOC11175807 gene encoding ell-associated factor Eaf — MASITVFATVLTLLLVQCVTIRGNPVPAKILGKYVLAYQSPGANLHLNPHDDPDEINELSNGIESGEGGAEYARPQSAPNKHYHYRPQYRPAPEPDQYDDNEEQDQQDQEQQQQQQESSDYAEDSATAGATHQYMTTYKTSTKHGGGTRYRPSYSDSEEEDDEDTSASEESNAYNAYRAYQGKGSKKPQSHHAGISAASSGLGSNRYHQHYVQHQHRPKHQEQHQQQQQQQQQHHHHHHRQQQQQQSSYHHHHVPSAHTSYHPQLIQAYKILHGTPNQLPTSHEYTDDEDGSEEFDEADEDFHSGAAIGAAAGLTSGYGATGSAAHQIIHTKGRAVPISQHVEIETPVPVPYVKKIHVPIPQEVRIKIPHPVLVPVPRPYPVHIPVAQPIAVPDIKEITVPIEKIVPYPVEKKIPVPIEKPVPYPVEKHVPVYLPHPIPVKVPIVKTIIHKVKQQTASGPPLPPPGHGAGSSFW, encoded by the coding sequence ATGGCATCTATTACAGTGTTTGCCACCGTGCTAACACTCCTGCTAGTGCAGTGCGTCACCATCCGGGGCAATCCCGTGCCGGCCAAAATACTCGGGAAGTATGTGCTGGCGTATCAATCGCCTGGGGCTAACCTGCACCTAAACCCGCACGACGATCCGGACGAGATAAACGAACTGTCCAATGGGATTGAGAGTGGCGAAGGTGGGGCCGAGTATGCGAGACCACAGTCGGCACCCAACAAACACTATCACTATCGGCCCCAGTATCGGCCGGCACCGGAACCCGACCAGTACGACGACAACGAGGAACAGGACCAACAGGaccaagagcagcagcagcagcagcaagagtcGTCAGACTATGCGGAAGATTCGGCTACGGCAGGCGCTACCCATCAGTACATGACGACGTACAAAACGTCCACCAAACATGGCGGCGGAACACGGTACCGGCCCAGTTACTCGGATTCGGAGGAGGAAGACGATGAAGATACGAGCGCTAGCGAAGAATCGAACGCTTACAATGCGTATCGTGCGTACCAGGGCAAGGGCAGCAAGAAACCGCAAAGCCATCATGCTGGCATCTCGGCCGCTTCGTCGGGTTTGGGCAGCAATCGTTACCATCAGCATTACGTTCAACATCAACACCGTCCAAAGCATCAggagcaacaccagcagcagcagcagcagcagcagcagcatcaccatcatcaccatcgtcagcaacagcagcaacagtcctcctatcatcaccatcacgtACCGTCCGCCCATACCTCGTACCATCCGCAGCTGATCCAGGCGTACAAGATCCTGCACGGTACACCGAACCAGCTGCCCACCTCGCACGAGTACACCGACGATGAAGACGGTAGCGAGGAGTTCGACGAGGCGGACGAAGACTTCCACAGCGGGGCAGCGATAGGGGCAGCCGCCGGTCTCACGTCCGGCTACGGTGCCACCGGGTCAGCCGCGCACCAAATCATCCACACCAAGGGACGTGCGGTACCGATCAGCCAGCACGTGGAGATAGAAACGCCCGTGCCGGTACCGTACGTGAAGAAGATTCACGTACCGATTCCGCAGGAAGTGCGCATCAAGATCCCCCACCCGGTGTTGGTGCCCGTGCCGCGCCCCTACCCGGTGCACATACCCGTCGCGCAACCGATCGCCGTGCCGGACATAAAGGAAATTACCGTACCGATCGAGAAGATCGTCCCGTACCCGGTGGAGAAGAAGATTCCCGTGCCGATCGAGAAACCGGTACCGTACCCGGTGGAGAAGCACGTGCCAGTCTATCTGCCCCACCCGATCCCGGTGAAGGTGCCGATCGTGAAGACGATCATCCACAAGGTGAAGCAGCAGACGGCCAGCGGGCCACCGCTACCGCCGCCCGGGCATGGGGCCGGCAGTTCCTTCTGGTAG
- the LOC5667475 gene encoding uncharacterized protein LOC5667475, with the protein MKLQQCVIDFAIILITIPSLVVVALLLDYMMNRTGWAEQLEAQLIMAALAVAFFLICIMISVYLTHRVGNCLWAGPQPDQPSIYSIERGHDATLPPPSYESVMGGDHAPPSYEKISKIFPPPQEPPPPYAVALGRDVAAHI; encoded by the coding sequence ATGAAGCTGCAGCAGTGCGTCATTGATTTCGCTATCATCCTGATAACGATCCCGTCGCTCGTCGTCGTGGCACTGCTACTGGACTACATGATGAACCGAACTGGGTGGGCGGAGCAGCTGGAGGCGCAGCTCATCATGGCCGCGCTGGCGGTGGCCTTCTTCCTGATCTGCATCATGATCTCCGTCTACCTGACGCACCGGGTCGGCAACTGTCTCTGGGCCGGGCCGCAGCCGGACCAGCCGTCGATCTACTCGATCGAGCGCGGGCACGATGCCACCCTGCCACCACCGTCGTACGAGTCGGTGATGGGCGGCGACCATGCCCCACCGTCGTACGAGAAGATCAGCAAGATCTTTCCACCGCCACAGGAGCCGCCGCCCCCGTACGCCGTCGCGCTCGGTCGTGACGTGGCGGCCCACATCTGA
- the LOC1273643 gene encoding UDP-glycosyltransferase UGT5, producing MTTQRWIALTLALAICNVHAENILFLQTTPSKSHHIWNRQIFDRLYENGHNLTILSFEQETSVPGKTFLVMDGYYAKMMAAFADSAGDFSSYEHAYGNIMNVYQYYKVASGLLEEEDAIQRLLAYPRTFRFDLVIHDFTMGQWLLGFLEHFHNPPLVSISPYNIPSYTQYLADVPVYTTYLPHPASSFGTRMTFVERVQNTLYWWFDMLYRQQVYMPQEQQRLVRVFEGANRTHVKLLERRSELVLVNSDPALDFYQLLPPNVVQVGGLHIKRAEEMPPMMSQFIARANKGVVLFSFGTNVQSEMLGAEVNRQLLELFASMPDYGFIWKHANADGLIMPPNVLMAPWVPQSAVLANGRTKLLVSHGGLLSLQEAAWNGVPVIGVPFFADQFSNVRRIELAGIGIGIPSTQLNAVTLKEAMDTILSDSSYRARSKELSYRFRTQPEPPLERAIFWIEKTIANKGLRYLRSPTRSMAPYQVYGLDMVGVVLLIALGYYLIFKRHSKPPTGEANKPKSD from the exons ATGACGACACAGCGCTGGATCGCGCTAACCCTCGCACTAGCGATCTGCAATGTGCATGCCGAGAACATACTCTTCCTCCAGACGACGCCCTCGAAAAGCCATCACATCTGGAACCGGCAGATCTTTGACCGGCTGTACGAAAACGGACACAACCTGACCATCCTTTCGTTTGAGCAGGAAACGTCCGTCCCGGGCAAAACGTTTCTGGTGATGGACGGGTACTACGCGAAGATGATGGCCGCGTTCGCCGACAGTGCGGGTGATTTCTCCAGCTACGAGCACGCGTACGGCAACATCATGAACGTGTACCAGTACTACAAGGTGGCGAGCGGGctgctggaggaggaggacgccATCCAGCGGCTGCTGGCGTACCCGCGCACCTTCCGGTTCGATCTGGTAATACACGACTTCACGATGGGACAGTGGTTGCTTGGCTTTCTGGAGCACTTCCACAATCCGCCGCTGGTTAGCATCTCGCCGTACAACATCCCGTCGTACACGCAGTACCTGGCAGACGTACCAGTCTACACCACCTATCTGCCCCATCCGGCATCCAGCTTCGGGACGCGCATGACTTTCGTGGAGCGCGTTCAGAACACACTGTACTGGTGGTTCGACATGCTGTACCGGCAGCAGGTGTACATGCCCCAGGAACAGCAACGGCTGGTGCGCGTCTTTGAGGGTGCGAATCGCACTCACGTCAAGCTGCTGGAGCGCCGATCCGAGCTGGTGCTGGTGAACAGTGATCCGGCGCTCGACTTCTATCAGCTGCTGCCCCCGAACGTGGTGCAGGTGGGCGGTTTGCACATCAAGCGGGCGGAGGAGATGCCACCG ATGATGAGCCAGTTCATTGCCCGGGCGAACAAAGGCGTGGTGCTGTTCAGCTTCGGCACGAACGTGCAGAGCGAGATGCTGGGGGCGGAAGTGAACCGGCAGCTGCTCGAGCTGTTCGCCAGCATGCCCGACTATGGCTTCATCTGGAAGCACGCGAACGCGGACGGGTTGATAATGCCCCCGAACGTGCTGATGGCGCCGTGGGTGCCCCAGTCCGCCGTGCTGGCCAACGGGCGCACCAAGCTGCTCGTTAGCCACGGCGGTCTGCTCAGCCTGCAGGAGGCAGCGTGGAACGGTGTGCCGGTGATTGGGGTGCCCTTCTTTGCCGATCAGTTTTCGAACGTGCGGCGGATCGAGCTGGCCGGCATCGGTATCGGCATACCGTCCACGCAGCTCAACGCAGTGACGCTGAAAGAGGCGATGGATACGATACTGAGCGATAGCAG CTATCGCGCACGGAGTAAGGAGCTTTCGTACCGCTTCCGCACGCAGCCGGAACCTCCGCTCGAGCGTGCCATCTTCTGGATCGAGAAGACGATCGCCAACAAGGGCCTGCGGTATCTGCGCTCGCCGACGCGCAGTATGGCACCGTACCAGGTGTACGGGCTGGACATGGTCGGGGTCGTGCTGCTGATCGCGCTCGGATACTATCTTATCTTTAAGCGTCACTCGAAGCCACCGACCGGGGAGGCGAACAAACCCAAGAGCGACTAG